DNA from Flavobacteriales bacterium:
TCCCGCCTTGCAGTACGACCGTGACCTGCGCCGCACGCCCACCTTCTGGGAGCGCTTCAAGGACTGGCTCTTCCACCTGCTGCGCGAGTTCCTCGGAACGCGCGCCGGGAGCTTCGTCGCAGAGCACCTGCTCTACATCCTGGCCCTGGCCATCCTGGTGGCCGCGGTGATCATCCTGCGGCGCAATGGCCTGCGGGCCGTGTTCCATGGGGCGCCGCGCAGCGCAGGTGAGGTCATCGCGGTGGATGAGGATATCCGCAGCATGGACATCCGCACCCTCATCGCCGAAGCGGAATCCGACGGGGACCTCCGGCGTGCCATACGGCTGCATTACCTGCTGGTGCTGCGTGCCTTGGTGGACCAAGGCGTGCTCACCTGGAGCCCCGACCGCACCGACCGCGACTACATGGCCCAGATCAAGGACCCCGGTCTGCGTGCGCGATTCGCGCAGGCCGCGCTGGTCTTCCAATGGGTATGGTACGGGCATGCCGAGGTTGACAGGGCGCGCTACGAGACCATCCGCCGGCCCTTCCTCCAATTCGAACGGGCAGCAGACCGATGAACGCCTTCGAGAAGCGACTCCTACTCGGCCTGGGCCTGCTCATCCTCGCATTGGCCATCCTGGAGGCCATGGCACCCAAGCCCGTGGACTGGACGCCCACGTTCTCCCGCCAGCACCGATCGCCCTATGGGGCAAGGCTGCTGCACGACCGGCTGCGCGACCTCTTCCCCGAGGTGCGCACGGTGAATGAGCCTCTCGTCCAGTTCACCCAGCACCGGCTCATGGGCGATGCGGACGATGGCAGCGTGAACCTGGTCCTCCTCAACGACCGCCTGCACATCGATGCGCTGGCCGCGGATCAGCTCCTCGACCTGGTGGCCATGGGCGACCACGTCCTCATCGCCGCTGATGCCATCACCGGTTCACTGGCGGACACGCTGCGGCTGGGCATGGCCCGCGACCACTCGATGCAGGAGGACACCAGCGACATCCGGTTCATCGGCAAGCCGCGATTGGCCCCTGGGGTCTTCCGCTTCTCACGGGGATTCACCGGAGCCCATTTCACGCGTTACGACACCAGCCGAACACGCGTCATGGCCGTGGACGGCGCCTCGCGGCCCGTGCTTCTGCACATGGCCTGGGGCGACGGCCGGTTCGTGCTGTGCAGCGCCCCGCTCGCGCTCACCAACTACAACCTGCTCAAGGACCGCAACGCCGCGTTCGCCGCCGGTGTGCTGAGCCTGCTGCCACCCCGCCGGCTGCTGTGGGACGAGTACAGCAAAAGCGGCCGGGCCGAGAGCAGCTCCATAGCCCGGTTCGTGCTGAAGGAGCCTGCCCTGCGGTGGGCCTGGTTCCTCGCGCAGGCCCTGCTCGCCCTCTTCATCCTCGTGCACGTGCGGCGGCAGCAACGCGCCATACCCGTCATCACCCCGTTGCGCAATGCCAGCCGGGAGCTCGCGGAGACCATCGGGCGCCTCTACTGGCACCGGGGCGATCACGCGGACCTGGCACGCAAGATGATCGGCCATTTCAAGGAGGAGGTGCGCGCCCGCACCTACCTGCGCGCCTTCGCCTACGATGAGGGCACCGCACGTCACCTGGCCGCCAAGACCGGACTCCCTCCCGAGCAGGTGATGCAGCGGCTCACCGCCATCGCCCGGCGCGAACAGGCCGCGCGGATCAGCGAGGATGACCTGCTCCGCCTCAGCAACGAACTGCACGACTTCCGCCAACTCATCCCATGAGACCATGACCGAGGACATTCATCCCGAACTGCCCGCGCCCGCAGCACCCGCCGAGGCCGGCTTCAGCCCCGCCATTCCGCTCACCGAGCTGCAACAGGCCGTTGAGCGCCTGCGCAGCGAAGTGCGACGCGTGATCGTGGGCCAGGAAAGCACCATCGACCTGCTGCTCATCGCGCTGCTCAGCGACGGCCACGTGCTCATCGAAGGGGCCCCGGGCCTGGCCAAGACGCTCACCGCCAAGCTGCTGGCCCGCTGCGTGCGCACGGGATTCTCCCGCGTGCAATTCACGCCCGACCTCATGCCCAGCGACCTGATCGGCACCAGCGTGTTCGATCCGCGCACCACGGCATTCGAGTTCAGGCCCGGGCCCATCTTCAGCAACATCGTGCTGGTTGATGAGATCAATCGCGCTCCCGCCAAGACGCAGAGCGCCCTCTTCGAGGCCATGGAGGAGCGACAGGTGACGGTGGACGGCCGCACCTACCCGCTGGCACCGCCCTTCATGATCGTGGCCACGCAGAACCCGATCGAGCAAGAGGGGACCTACCGCCTTCCCGAAGCCCAGCTCGACCGCTTCTTCTTCAAGCTCACCGTGGACTACCCGAGCATCGAGGAGGAGGTGGCCATCCTTCTGCGCGCACAGCAGGGGCGCGAGCTGCTGAGCGCCGATGCCATCCAACCCGTGATCGGACCCGAGGAGCTGGAGCGCGCCCGGGGCCTCGTTCGTCAGGTGCGCTGCGAGGAGAAGCTGATCCGGTACATCGCGGCCATCGTGGATCGCACCCGGCACGACGGGGCCCTCATGCTGGGCGCATCACCGCGCGCCTCGCTGGCCATCCTCACCGGTGCCCGGGCCAATGCGGCCATCATGGGACGCGACTTCGTTACGCCCGAGGATGTACAGGCGATCGCCCCCCATGTGCTGCGGCACCGCATTCAGCTCACCCCCGAGCGTGAGATGGAGGGCCTATCGCCCGATCAGGTGATCCAGCTCCTCGTGCGCCAGATCGAAGTGCCGCGGTAGATGAGGCGCATCGCGGGCACGGTCTTCCTCACGCGCCGCACCTTCGTGGTGGGCTGGGCCCTGGTGTGCGGGTTCGTGCTCGCCTGGATGTGGCCTCCCCTCTTCGTGTTCATGCGCCTGGCGCTGCTCGGCTTCGCAGCGGCAGCGCTAGCCGACCTCATCCTGCTCTACGGCCGCCGTTCAGGCCTCACGGCCTCCCGGATCACCATGGAACGCTGGAGCAATGGCGACACCAACCCCGTCACCATCCGCATCCGGAGCGGCTACGGCATCGCCATGCGCCTGCGTGTGCTCGACGAGCTCCCGCATCAGTTCCAGAAGCGCGACCTGGCCTTCAGCGGCGCCATCGATCCATGGGGCGTCCGCGAATTCGGCTACCAGGTGCGGCCGTTGGCGCGCGGGGTCTATCGCTACGGCGCCATCAATGCCCTGGTGAGCAGCCCCATCGGGCTGGTGGAGCGCCGCTTCCGCCTCGATGCGGAGAAGGAAGTGGCCGTGTACCCGAGCTACCTGCAGCTGCGCCGTTACGAACTGCTCGCCATCAGCAACCGGCTCACCCTCGCGGGGGTGAAGCGCATCCGCCGTATCGCGCACCAGAGCGAATTCGAGCGCATCAAGGACTACGTGCCCGGCGACGATAGGCGCACGCTGAACTGGAAGGCCACGGCCCGCCGCGGAAGGATCATGGTGAACCAGTTCCAGGACGAGAAGGCGCAGCAGGTGGTCTCGCTCATCGATATCGGGCGCGTGATGAAGATGCCCTTCGATGGCCTGAGCCTGCTCGACTACGCCATCAATGCGGCGCTCGTGATCAGCAGCATCGCCATGCGCAAGGAGGATCGCGCGGGCCTCATCACCTTCAGCGACAAGCCGCACGATTCGGTACCGCCCGGCAGGCAGCGCGGCCACATGCAGGCGATCATGCAGGCGCTCTACGGGCAGCGGACAGACCACCGCGAGACCGACTTCGAAGCGCTCTACCTGGGTCTCCGGCGGGGGCTCCACCAGCGCAGCCTGCTCCTCCTCTTCACCAACTACGAGAGCACCCAGGCCATGCAGCGCCAGCTGCCCTACCTGCAGCGCCTGTCCCGGCAGCACCTGGTGGTGCCCATCTTCTTCCTCAACACGGAACTGGAGGCCGACATCAGGTCACGGCCAGCGGACACCGAGCAGCTGTACGTGCGCACCATCATGGAGCGCATGGTGAGCGAGAAGCGCCTCATCGCGCGCGAACTGGAGCGGCACGGGCTGCCCGCGATCCTCTGCCGCCCGCAAGACCTCACCGTCAGCGTCATCAACCGCTACCTCGAGATCAAGGCCCGCGGGCAGTTGTGAGGCGCAACCCCTTTCTTTGCGCGCCCCTTCGCACCGGGGCCCTGCATGAACAAGACCGCCAAGCCCCTGAAGATCGCCCGTCGCCGCTCCAAGATCCACGGCAACGGGGTATTCGCCATAGCGCCCATCCGAAAAGGCGAGCGCATCGTCGAATACGTCGGCAAGCTCATCACGCACGAGGAAGCCGACGAGCAATACCATGGCGATGTGGACTCGGGGCACACCTTCCTCTTCACGCTCAACAAGAAGTACGTGCTCGATGCCAACCGGCAGGGCAACGTGGCGCGCTGGATCAACACCAGCTGCGAGCCCAACGCCGTCGCTTTCGTACACAGCGAGAACAAGCAGCGGCCCGATCCGCGCAAGGACCGCGTCTTCATCGAGGCCCTGCGGGCCATCAAGCCCGGCGAGGAGATCACCTACGACTACGGCTTCGCCTTCGAGGTCCCCTATACGCCCAAGCTGCTCCGCACCTGGGCGTGCAGGTGCGGTTCGCCCAAATGCCAAGGCACCATGCTCAAGGGCAAGAAGGTGCGCGAGGTGATGAAGAAGCATCCCAACTGGAACAAGGGCCGTTGAGCGGTTGCCGCCGGATCGTTGGCACGGCCTTTGACCTGCGGCCGCCCGGATAACTTTGCCCCATGCTCAAGAACGCCCTGCTCTTCACCGTCGCCCTGCTCGCTGCGCTCCCCTCCCTCCGCGCCCAGGACGATCCCAAGTCCAAAGCCATCGTGGACAAGCTGATGGCCCAGGCGAGAACATGGACCAGTTTCGAGGCCGACTTCACGAGCCGCCTGCAGAGCGCCAAGGACAAGCTGGACGTGAAGCAGGAGGGCAGCATGAAGGTGAAGGGCAAGCGATTCCGGCTGGTGCTGGACAAGAATACCGTCATCAACGATGGCACCACGCTGCACACCTACAGCAAGGAGACGAATGAGGTGACGCTGAACGATCCCTCTGAAATGGACCAGGAGCTCGACCCCAGCCGCATCTTCACCCAGTACGAGAAAGGGTTCAAGAGCCAGTTCGTGGAGGAGAAGGCGGATGCGGCAGGCGTCATGACCCAGGTGGTGAAGCTCTTCCCCCTCGACCCCGCCAAGAAGCCCTTCCACACCGTGGTGCTGACCGTTGACAAGGCCAAGGGCGAGCCGCGGAGCGTGCAGGTCCTCTACAAGGACGGCAACGTGGTGACCTACACCATGAAGCGCTTCACCGCGAATCCCGAGCTTTCCGATGCCCTTTTCGTGTTCGACAAGAGCAAGTATCCAGGCGTGGAGGTGAACGACCTGCGCTGATCCGACGCACGGCATCCGCCCCAGTGCCGCATCACCCCTCCCGCCCAGGAACGGGCGGGCGTTACCCCTCGCGCCCGGGCGCATTCACCGGTCATGCGCGGCATCATCCCCCTCGTCGTCCTATTGTTGCTGCCCACCCCCACCGTAGCGCAGCGCGTTCGAACGGTGCATGTGCTGGTGGCGCTCTGCGACAACCAGTACCAAGGCATCGTGAAGGTACCCCATGGCATCGGCAACGGCCAGAAGCCGGGCACCAACCTTTACTGGGGCGCCGGGTATGGCGTGCGGACGCACTTCGACCGATCCGGGGAATGGAAGCGCGTGGCCTGCCCGCCTGCACTGGAGCCGCACATCCTTGACCGCGCCGTATGGAAGCACCGCGACAGCGCCGTATACCTGATCGCCGAAGCCTATGACGGCCAGGCCATCCGGCTCGCCACGGAGGACCTGCTGCGCTATGCCAGCGGCACCGGCGAACGCATGATCGCCGCGGGTGGCGCATCGCTCAGCGCTGGCGGGGGAGCGGACCTGCTCGCCTACATCGGCCACGATGGGCTCATGGACTTCGCACTGGATGCGTCCTTCCCTGGCAGGCCCGGCAACCACCGCGAGGCCATCATCCTCGCTTGCCTGAGCCAGCGCTTCTTCGCGCAGCACCTGAAGCCCACCGGAGCGGAGCCGCTGCTCTGGACCACCGGCCTCATGGCCCCTGAAGCGTATACCCTCAAAGCAGCCTTGGACGGCTGGGTGCTGCGCGAGCGGCCGGAATCGATCCGCGAACGCGCAGCCGCGGCCTACCATCAGTACCAGCGGTGCGGCATCAACGGCGCCCGGCGGCTATTCGTCACGGGGTGGTGACCCGCTCCCCCTTGAAATGCCCGCTTCCGGCGCCCTGCTGGCCGGTAAGGTGTACATAATCCTTCAGCACCTGCTGGAGGAACTCCATCGCGCGAAGCCCGTCTCCGCTGATACCGGTGGCCGCGCGCACCTTGCCGGCCATCTCCTCCATCAACGTCCATCGGTTGGTGACCGAGGTGCTGCCCAGCACCTCCTTGATCATGGCAGCCTGGGCATCGGTCAGCCGGACGGCCTCGGGGAACCGCACCCGGTGCTCATCATGCACCTCAGCCAGCAGCGTATCCTTGAGCTTGGTGCGCTGCTTCAGGGTGATCACCGTGGTACCGGCGGCCAGGTCGCCCAACCGCTGGCCCTTCCCATTGATGAGCACCACCACCAGGCCCAGGCCATAGAATTGGTCCAGCGGACGGATGAGCCAGCGCAGCAGATACTGGCCCAGGGTGGGCTGCCCGCCATCCTTGCGCGCCACCT
Protein-coding regions in this window:
- a CDS encoding DUF4129 domain-containing protein, giving the protein MRGQALLLLWLLLTGTMAVAQPTRGAAEGAQGTRQAAPPLEPPELRPFDAKEIERLRADPALQYDRDLRRTPTFWERFKDWLFHLLREFLGTRAGSFVAEHLLYILALAILVAAVIILRRNGLRAVFHGAPRSAGEVIAVDEDIRSMDIRTLIAEAESDGDLRRAIRLHYLLVLRALVDQGVLTWSPDRTDRDYMAQIKDPGLRARFAQAALVFQWVWYGHAEVDRARYETIRRPFLQFERAADR
- a CDS encoding MoxR family ATPase, producing the protein MTEDIHPELPAPAAPAEAGFSPAIPLTELQQAVERLRSEVRRVIVGQESTIDLLLIALLSDGHVLIEGAPGLAKTLTAKLLARCVRTGFSRVQFTPDLMPSDLIGTSVFDPRTTAFEFRPGPIFSNIVLVDEINRAPAKTQSALFEAMEERQVTVDGRTYPLAPPFMIVATQNPIEQEGTYRLPEAQLDRFFFKLTVDYPSIEEEVAILLRAQQGRELLSADAIQPVIGPEELERARGLVRQVRCEEKLIRYIAAIVDRTRHDGALMLGASPRASLAILTGARANAAIMGRDFVTPEDVQAIAPHVLRHRIQLTPEREMEGLSPDQVIQLLVRQIEVPR
- a CDS encoding DUF58 domain-containing protein, with translation MRRIAGTVFLTRRTFVVGWALVCGFVLAWMWPPLFVFMRLALLGFAAAALADLILLYGRRSGLTASRITMERWSNGDTNPVTIRIRSGYGIAMRLRVLDELPHQFQKRDLAFSGAIDPWGVREFGYQVRPLARGVYRYGAINALVSSPIGLVERRFRLDAEKEVAVYPSYLQLRRYELLAISNRLTLAGVKRIRRIAHQSEFERIKDYVPGDDRRTLNWKATARRGRIMVNQFQDEKAQQVVSLIDIGRVMKMPFDGLSLLDYAINAALVISSIAMRKEDRAGLITFSDKPHDSVPPGRQRGHMQAIMQALYGQRTDHRETDFEALYLGLRRGLHQRSLLLLFTNYESTQAMQRQLPYLQRLSRQHLVVPIFFLNTELEADIRSRPADTEQLYVRTIMERMVSEKRLIARELERHGLPAILCRPQDLTVSVINRYLEIKARGQL
- a CDS encoding SET domain-containing protein-lysine N-methyltransferase, translating into MNKTAKPLKIARRRSKIHGNGVFAIAPIRKGERIVEYVGKLITHEEADEQYHGDVDSGHTFLFTLNKKYVLDANRQGNVARWINTSCEPNAVAFVHSENKQRPDPRKDRVFIEALRAIKPGEEITYDYGFAFEVPYTPKLLRTWACRCGSPKCQGTMLKGKKVREVMKKHPNWNKGR
- a CDS encoding outer membrane lipoprotein carrier protein LolA; amino-acid sequence: MLKNALLFTVALLAALPSLRAQDDPKSKAIVDKLMAQARTWTSFEADFTSRLQSAKDKLDVKQEGSMKVKGKRFRLVLDKNTVINDGTTLHTYSKETNEVTLNDPSEMDQELDPSRIFTQYEKGFKSQFVEEKADAAGVMTQVVKLFPLDPAKKPFHTVVLTVDKAKGEPRSVQVLYKDGNVVTYTMKRFTANPELSDALFVFDKSKYPGVEVNDLR
- a CDS encoding RDD family protein translates to MSTIAIETAQNVVVHHEVASLGDRIVAWIIDRLVLAAWIILWVLLFFIAEPDDDVAMVVMAVVLALPYFFYHLACELLMDGKSIGKAAMKVKVARKDGGQPTLGQYLLRWLIRPLDQFYGLGLVVVLINGKGQRLGDLAAGTTVITLKQRTKLKDTLLAEVHDEHRVRFPEAVRLTDAQAAMIKEVLGSTSVTNRWTLMEEMAGKVRAATGISGDGLRAMEFLQQVLKDYVHLTGQQGAGSGHFKGERVTTP